A window of Tripterygium wilfordii isolate XIE 37 chromosome 7, ASM1340144v1, whole genome shotgun sequence contains these coding sequences:
- the LOC120002302 gene encoding CBL-interacting serine/threonine-protein kinase 11 yields MPEIEHVPNDNTLLGKYDVGKLLGCGAFAKVYHARDVRTGHSVAVKVINKKKLSTPSLISNIKREISIMRRLNHPHIVKLHEVLASKSKIYFIMDYIKGGELFAKVAKGRFSEDLSRKFFQQLISAVGYCHSRGVFHRDLKPENLLLGENGNLKVSDFGLSAVKGQIRPDGLLHTLCGTPAYVAPEILTKKGYDGAKVDVWSCGVILFVLNAGYLPFNDPNLMAMYKKIYKGEYRCPKWMSADLKRFLSRLLDTNPETRITVDEILKDPWFKKGFKEIKWCEEEEKEEQKKELHLNAFDIISFSSGLDLSGLLEESGKPMEDGERFLSSESPEKVVEKAEELAKAENLRVKTRKEWGLEIEGRNGNLGIGIQVYRLTESVVVVEARKRGEEVGVYLEKLKAFLSEWNPTQAGLW; encoded by the coding sequence ATGCCGGAGATCGAACATGTCCCCAATGACAACACCCTTCTCGGGAAATACGACGTTGGTAAGCTGCTAGGATGCGGAGCCTTCGCAAAGGTCTACCACGCCCGCGATGTCCGTACGGGACACAGCGTCGCCGTCAAGGTCATCAACAAGAAGAAGCTCTCCACCCCATCCCTCATCTCCAACATCAAGAGGGAGATCTCTATCATGCGCCGCTTGAACCACCCCCACATCGTCAAGCTTCACGAGGTCTTAGCCTCCAAATCCAAGATTTACTTCATCATGGATTACATCAAGGGCGGTGAATTGTTCGCCAAGGTCGCCAAGGGCCGCTTCTCCGAGGATCTCAGCCGTAAGTTTTTCCAGCAATTGATCTCCGCCGTCGGCTACTGCCACTCCCGGGGTGTTTTCCACCGCGACTTGAAGCCCGAGAATCTCCTCCTCGGCGAGAACGGGAACCTCAAGGTCTCCGATTTCGGACTCAGTGCTGTCAAGGGTCAGATCCGGCCCGACGGTCTGCTGCATACCCTATGTGGGACCCCGGCTTACGTGGCGCCGGAGATTCTAACGAAGAAGGGCTATGACGGTGCCAAGGTTGATGTTTGGTCGTGTGGGGTCATCCTCTTTGTGCTTAACGCCGGTTACCTTCCCTTCAACGACCCCAATTTGATGGCCATGTATAAGAAAATCTACAAAGGCGAGTACCGGTGCCCCAAATGGATGTCCGCGGATCTAAAGCGGTTCCTTTCTCGGCTTCTGGATACGAACCCGGAAACCCGAATCACTGTGGACGAGATTTTGAAAGATCCGTGGTTCAAAAAAGGCTTTAAGGAAATCAAGTGGTgcgaggaggaggagaaggaggagcAGAAGAAAGAGCTTCACCTCAACGCCTTCGATATCATATCGTTCTCGTCGGGTTTGGACTTGTCCGGTTTGTTGGAGGAGTCGGGAAAGCCCATGGAAGACGGCGAGCGGTTCTTATCGAGCGAGAGTCCGGAGAAAGTGGTGGAGAAAGCAGAGGAATTGGCAAAGGCTGAGAATTTGCGGGTGAAGACAAGGAAAGAGTGGGGGTTGGAGATTGAGGGGCGAAATGGGAATTTGGGTATTGGTATCCAGGTTTACCGGTTAACGGAgagtgtggtggtggtggaggcccGGAAGAGAGGTGAGGAGGTGGGGGTTTATTTGGAGAAGCTTAAGGCCTTTCTATCTGAGTGGAACCCAACCCAGGCAGGTTTGTGGTAA
- the LOC120001352 gene encoding protein GRAVITROPIC IN THE LIGHT 1 → MEYSTTKPSKSASNMSDKVSRFAKVCKLRSIGVFSSEDPGHICHYKDPNINGAPLVEDSSDAADETECDGTHVHLQPAEVQCKGYVFDVAEILKLFDIVSSLKLAYVQLQQAHIPYNPEKIIAADEVFVSKLKAICKIRRAYKEKQCTKPKVDYSRLDGLREEIEVNEGLLEKLKAQNKAKDDIIVRLGKGLQDLDLGNAILSDTFRQESLEKKNVKVLNVVTFEESFNAASKSIHDFGKPLINLMKASGWDLDEAADSIVEGVVYAQRSHKKYAFEAYIARRMFHGLTLKSFNVDDIMRFDDPIDALIRYWDSDFANFCRKKYLLVVHPMMELSFFGNLDQRMFVLSGKHPRTPFYQIFARMVKWVWVLAGIAASIDPNAKMFAVCRGSEFSDVYMEPAEVDCEGAVSWQGQQKNPKVGLMIIPGFKIGGTIVKARVYLSGVK, encoded by the coding sequence ATGGAGTATTCCACCACTAAACCGTCAAAATCTGCCTCAAATATGTCGGATAAGGTATCCAGGTTTGCAAAAGTTTGCAAATTGAGATCTATTGGCGTTTTCAGCAGTGAAGACCCTGGTCATATTTGTCATTACAAGGACCCCAACATCAATGGTGCCCCATTGGTTGAGGATAGCAGTGATGCAGCCGATGAGACTGAGTGTGATGGCACGCATGTCCATCTGCAGCCTGCTGAAGTCCAATGCAAAGGCTACGTATTTGACGTTGCAGAGATTCTCAAGTTGTTTGACATTGTTTCATCACTCAAATTGGCTTATGTTCAGCTTCAGCAAGCTCACATTCCCTATAACCCAGAAAAGATTATAGCTGCTGATGAAGTGTTTGTTTCCAAGCTTAAGGCTATTTGCAAGATTAGACGTGCTTATAAGGAGAAGCAATGCACAAAACCCAAGGTTGATTATTCCCGCTTGGATGGTTTACGAGAAGAAATTGAAGTGAATGAGGGATTGTTAGAGAAGTTGAAGGCGCAGAACAAAGCCAAAGATGATATAATTGTCCGTTTGGGGAAAGGACTGCAGGATTTGGATTTGGGAAATGCTATATTGTCTGATACGTTTAGACAGGAAAGTTTGGAAAAGAAGAATGTTAAGGTTTTGAATGTTGTTACATTTGAAGAGTCGTTCAATGCAGCTTCAAAATCCATTCATGATTTTGGAAAGCCATTGATTAACTTGATGAAGGCTTCTGGTTGGGATCTAGACGAAGCAGCCGATTCTATTGTAGAAGGAGTAGTTTATGCCCAAAGGTCTCACAAGAAGTATGCATTTGAAGCCTACATTGCTCGAAGGATGTTTCATGGACTAACACTTAAATCTTTTAATGTGGATGATATTATGAGATTTGATGACCCCATTGATGCCCTGATTAGATATTGGGATTCGGATTTTGCCAACTTCTGCAGAAAGAAGTATCTGTTAGTTGTTCATCCGATGATGGAATTGTCATTCTTTGGGAATTTGGATCAGAGGATGTTTGTTCTGAGTGGAAAGCATCCCAGGACAccattttatcaaatatttgcGAGGATGGTGAAGTGGGTTTGGGTTCTAGCTGGGATTGCTGCCTCAATCGATCCCAATGCTAAAATGTTTGCTGTCTGCAGAGGAAGTGAATTCTCAGATGTATACATGGAGCCAGCTGAGGTAGATTGTGAAGGTGCAGTTTCGTGGCAAGGACAACAAAAGAATCCCAAGGTTGGGCTTATGATAATTCCTGGATTTAAAATTGGGGGCACGATTGTGAAGGCTAGGGTTTATCTTTCAGGAGTGAAGTAA
- the LOC120002059 gene encoding CBL-interacting serine/threonine-protein kinase 10-like: MEHKPSVLTQKYELGRLLGQGTFAKVYYGRCIRTSQSVAIKVIDKDKVLKVGLMDQIKREISVMRIVRHPNIVQLYEVMATKSKIYFVMEYAKGGELFNKVAKGRLKEDVARKYFIQLINAVDFCHSRGVYHRDIKPENLLLDENEDLKITDFGLSALAESKRQDGLLHTTCGTPAYVAPEVINRKGYDGAKADIWSCGVVLYVLLAGYLPFHDSNLMELYRKIGKAEFKCPNWFPSEVRRLLSKILDPNPNTRVSIAKIKESSWFRKGLSSKQSKPESESRDVTCSNTKASGPSENCSVAPEAKEELIRHSNLNAFDIISLSAGFDLSGLFEEDYLQKEARFTSTQPASVILSKLEDAAKCLNLKVTKKDEGLLKMEGVNEGRKGILSIDTEIFEVTPTFHLVEMKKSHGDTLEYQKILKEEIRPALKDIVWVWQGGQEHLQPQQQ; this comes from the coding sequence ATGGAACATAAACCGAGTGTGCTGACACAAAAGTATGAGTTGGGGAGACTACTAGGCCAAGGCACCTTTGCAAAGGTTTATTATGGGAGATGCATTAGAACTAGCCAGAGTGTGGCCATCAAAGTAATAGACAAAGATAAGGTTTTGAAGGTTGGTCTGATGGATCAAATCAAGCGAGAGATATCTGTCATGAGAATTGTTAGACACCCTAACATTGTGCAGCTGTATGAGGTAATGGCCACCAAAAGTAAGATTTACTTTGTCATGGAATATGCTAAAGGTGGTGAACTGTTTAACAAGGTGGCTAAAGGAAGGTTAAAGGAGGATGTTGCAAGGAAGTATTTTATACAGCTTATTAATGCTGTTGATTTCTGCCACAGTAGGGGTGTTTATCACCGGGATATAAAGCCTGAGAATCTATTGTTGGATGAGAATGAGGATTTGAAGATCACTGATTTTGGGTTGAGTGCCCTTGCTGAATCCAAGCGACAGGACGGGCTACTCCACACCACTTGTGGCACTCCCGCGTATGTTGCTCCTGAAGTTATCAACAGGAAAGGCTATGATGGGGCGAAGGCTGACATTTGGTCTTGTGGAGTTGTCTTATATGTCTTGTTGGCAGGATATCTCCCTTTTCATGATTCTAATTTGATGGAACTGTATAGGAAAATTGGCAAAGCTGAGTTTAAATGCCCTAATTGGTTTCCATCTGAAGTACGTAGATTACTGTCCAAGATTTTGGATCCAAACCCCAATACCAGGGTTTCTATAGCTAAGATCAAGGAAAGTTCGTGGTTCAGGAAAGGATTGAGCTCCAAACAGAGTAAACCCGAATCAGAAAGCAGGGATGTTACTTGCTCAAATACGAAAGCTTCTGGTCCTTCTGAGAATTGCAGTGTGGCTCCTGAGGCAAAAGAAGAATTAATCAGACATTCAAATTTAAATGCTTTTGATATCATTTCCCTTTCTGCTGGGTTTGATCTTTCTGGGTTATTTGAGGAGGATTACTTGCAGAAGGAAGCTAGATTTACTTCCACACAACCTGCCTCTGTCATTCTCTCTAAATTGGAAGATGCAGCAAAGTGTCTCAACCTGAAGGTGACGAAGAAGGATGAAGGTTTGTTGAAAATGGAAGGAGTGAATGAAGGTAGAAAGGGGATATTGTCCATAGACACTGAGATCTTTGAAGTCACGCCCACTTTTCATTTGGTGGAGATGAAGAAATCCCATGGAGATACATTGGAGtatcagaaaattttgaaagaagaaataagGCCTGCTCTCAAAGATATTGTTTGGGTTTGGCAAGGTGGGCAAGAACATCTGCAGCCCCAGCAACAGTAA
- the LOC120002060 gene encoding uncharacterized protein LOC120002060, whose product MSTVELQSRVTEMGKRASKNVSSVTLTPEREEEEKGKGFFACYLLTSLCPRFKGHTYIGFTVNPRRRIRQHNGEIRSGAWRTKKRRPWEMVLCLYGFPTNVSALQFEWAWQHPTESLAVRQAAATFKSFSGVANKIKLAYTMLNLPAWQSLNIRANYFSTKYTSHSAGCPSLPEHMKVHVCSMDDLPCYSEGNECVSEGEDNEGCLNVGNEGDEGSKTSQMAKAKMGKRHAGPVDDSTADGSITAGETCADATGVVSVYESCDVDNSYYDKSGILDEYSKREPRDSFTTEGDFGHSFGFIKSLLTTATSVVSSFSMQETAVHGDMIKLVKESIIDLDQPRRQQLSGKETPYNDNQSFHNFSFSREVEVIDLLTPSPGCRIRPCSKKRRVSIVCPEIIDLT is encoded by the exons ATGTCAACGGTCGAATTGCAATCGAGAGTGACAGAGATGGGGAAAAGAGCATCGAAGAACGTAAGCTCTGTAACCCTAACTCCGGaacgagaagaagaagagaaaggaaaaggaTTCTTCGCCTGCTACCTACTGACTTCGCTCTGCCCTCGCTTCAAGGGTCACACCTACATCGG ATTTACAGTGAATCCAAGGCGCCGGATCAGGCAACATAATGGTGAGATTAGGAGTGGTGCGTGGAGGACCAAGAAGAGGCGTCCCTGGGAGATGGTTTTGTGTTTATACGGCTTCCCAACAAATGTATCCGCTCTTCAG TTTGAATGGGCCTGGCAGCACCCAACCGAATCGCTTGCTGTGCGGCAGGCTGCCGCAACTTTTAAATCTTTTTCTGGAGTTGCCAATAAGATTAAACTTGCGTACACAATGCTCAACCTTCCAGCTTGGCAGAG CTTAAACATTAGAGCGAACTATTTCTCAACAAAATACACCAGTCATTCTGCTGGTTGCCCAAGTTTGCCTGAACACATGAAGGTACATGTGTGCTCCATGGATGACCTTCCCTGCTACAGTGAAGGAAATGAGTGTGTGTCTGAAGGTGAGGATAATGAAGGTTGCTTGAATGTTGGAAATGAAGGTGATGAAGGTAGCAAGACAAGTCAGATGGCTAAGGCAAAGATGGGAAAAAGACATGCTGGCCCTGTGGATGATTCAACTGCCGATGGCAGCATAACTGCAGGGGAAACATGTGCTGATGCCACTGGTGTTGTTTCAGTATACGAGTCATGTGACGTTGACAATTCCTATTATGATAAATCTGGAATTCTTGATGAATACAGTAAAAGGGAGCCAAGGGACTCCTTTACTACAGAAGGAGATTTTGGTCACTCATTTGGTTTCATCAAATCGCTACTTACAACGGCCACTTCAGTGGTTTCTAGCTTTTCCATGCAAGAAACCGCTGTGCATGGAGATATGATCAAATTGGTCAAAGAGAGTATTATTGATTTGGATCAGCCAAGAAGACAACAATTATCAGGCAAAGAAACTCCTTATAATGACAATCAATCATTCCACAATTTTTCTTTCTCCCGTGAAGTTGAGGTAATAGATTTGTTGACGCCATCTCCAGGCTGCAGAATTAGGCCATGCAGCAAGAAAAGAAGAGTTTCAATTGTTTGTCCTGAGATTATTGATTTGACCTAG
- the LOC120001354 gene encoding transcription repressor OFP17: MDRLVELRSLSNKGLERVHFPSPLTPAYLRASRARKTEPSGNDEVEDACRSFENYLVDMIVEEGKTRDLMDVEELLYCWKNLSCPVFKDLVCRFYGELCKDLFSPADNNDIDSPK; this comes from the coding sequence ATGGACAGACTTGTTGAGCTTAGGAGCCTATCGAATAAAGGACTTGAAAGGGTGCATTTTCCTTCACCTCTTACACCAGCTTACTTGAGGGCCAGCAGAGCAAGGAAGACAGAACCCTCTGGTAATGATGAGGTTGAAGATGCGTGCAGGAGTTTCGAGAACTATTTGGTCGACATGATTGTGGAAGAAGGGAAAACGAGAGACTTGATGGATGTCGAGGAGCTTCTCTATTGTTGGAAGAATCTCAGCTGCCCAGTCTTCAAGGATTTAGTTTGCAGATTCTATGGAGAGCTCTGCAAGGACTTGTTTTCACCTGCAGACAACAACGACATTGATAGTCCCAAGTGA
- the LOC120001353 gene encoding transcription repressor OFP3, producing MGNHRFRFSDMIPNAWFYKLKDMGKTRKQSSATSTLQTSHVSQPRNSYHFSRARTDRICRSPINTKALDANYPDPPRVSSRKKPKRRTIYRPSPKLVSTWSNSNFSSSLETSPELKADFHDHESLVSETDFQVLAAPDSFCECEVTSDIIIDVNNTESFTGKFEKLDGFNSIYELQLPPILTKPRKFDQVTNAGTRSSDSEMEELEASRSLSVKKVKRERIRAQNEPKPRLQMRKSSAGGIRLRSNTPKMSRKKIPRKSVCVSSSPRSRSLGESFAVVKSSVDPQRDFRESMVEMIVENNLRTTKHLEELLACYLSLNSKEYHHLIVKAFEEIWLEMTDLLHLPMM from the coding sequence ATGGGGAATCACAGGTTTAGATTCTCTGATATGATTCCTAATGCCTGGTTTTACAAGCTCAAAGACATGGGCAAGACCAGAAAGCAATCCTCTGCAACTTCAACATTGCAGACATCTCACGTTTCTCAACCCAGAAATTCCTACCACTTCTCCAGAGCCAGAACTGATAGAATTTGCCGTTCACCTATAAACACAAAAGCCTTGGATGCTAATTACCCTGATCCGCCAAGAGTTTCATCCAGGAAGAAACCCAAAAGAAGAACCATTTACAGGCCTTCTCCTAAGCTTGTCTCAACCTGGAGCAACTCCAATTTCAGCTCCTCTCTCGAGACTTCTCCTGAACTTAAGGCTGATTTCCATGACCATGAATCACTTGTATCAGAGACAGACTTCCAAGTGCTTGCTGCCCCTGATTCATTCTGTGAGTGTGAAGTCACTTCTGACATCATCATTGACGTGAATAACACTGAATCTTTCACCGGTAAATTTGAGAAGCTTGATGGGTTCAACAGCATTTATGAGCTACAACTCCCTCCAATATTGACGAAGCCGAGAAAATTTGATCAAGTCACCAACGCGGGAACAAGGTCTTCCGATTCCGAAATGGAAGAGTTAGAAGCAAGTAGGTCTCTCTCTGTCAAGAAGGTGAAGCGAGAGAGAATCAGGGCTCAAAACGAGCCAAAACCTAGGTTGCAGATGAGAAAGTCGTCAGCAGGAGGGATAAGGCTACGATCGAATACTCCAAAAATGTCAAGGAAGAAAATTCCAAGAAAGAGTGTGTGTGTATCTTCCAGCCCCAGGAGTAGGAGCCTCGGAGAGAGCTTTGCTGTGGTAAAATCCTCAGTTGATCCTCAGAGAGACTTCAGAGAATCCATGGTGGAAATGATTGTGGAGAACAATCTGCGGACGACAAAACATTTGGAAGAGCTCCTTGCTTGTTACCTTTCACTGAATTCAAAAGAGTATCATCATCTTATTGTCAAGGCATTTGAAGAAATCTGGTTAGAAATGACGGACCTTCTTCACCTTCCCATGATGTAA
- the LOC120002061 gene encoding uncharacterized protein LOC120002061: MTHPNYYRLPSPALQIYLLSFHQPHSSISDLIEVSVRARDMCPLRLILIFLSATLAGFFVLRNLRSQQPLNVDDAIDSPNNRSDSSFNPPINGFSKTRSIVESGFWGFVDMATGRYLWRHLTSSSSPPKRSS, translated from the exons ATGACCCACCCAAATTACTATCGCCTCCCCTCCCCTGCACTCCAGATCTATCTCCTTTCTTTCCATCAACCTCATTCCTCCATCTCCGACCTGATAGAGGTTTCTGTGAGAGCAAGGGATATGTGTCCGCTGAGACTTATTCTCATATTTCTCTCCGCAACTCTAGCCGGCTTTTTCGTCCTTAGAAACCTCAGATCTCAACAACCCCTCAACGTCGATGATGCCATTGACAGCCCCAACAATCGCAGCGACTCCTCGTTCAATCCTCCAATTAACGGATTCTCTAAG ACTCGGTCGATTGTGGAATCggggttttggggttttgtgGATATGGCTACTGGTCGCTACCTGTGGAGGCATTTGACCTCCTCTTCATCGCCTCCCAAACGTTCCAGTTGA